A genome region from Natranaeroarchaeum sulfidigenes includes the following:
- a CDS encoding response regulator, translating to MDPAPGASILVVDDEERVADLYASHLADTYHVETAYSGSAALELIDDTFDVVLLDRRMPELTGDEVLDRIRSDGYEGKVVVVTATDPDFDILEMPFDEYVVKPVTGETIGKVVETQLLLDSYEMRLNEYFRIKSKLSALERTKSQFELEEDDRYEELTVLATSIRDDLEEMLAEHDELGFADREFLDE from the coding sequence ATGGACCCAGCTCCCGGTGCGTCGATACTGGTTGTGGACGACGAAGAGCGGGTCGCTGATCTCTATGCGTCACACCTCGCGGATACCTATCACGTCGAAACGGCTTACAGCGGGAGCGCTGCACTCGAACTGATCGACGACACGTTCGATGTCGTCCTGCTCGATCGCCGGATGCCGGAACTGACCGGTGACGAGGTGCTCGACCGGATCAGGAGTGATGGCTACGAGGGCAAAGTCGTGGTGGTGACTGCTACCGACCCCGATTTCGATATTCTGGAGATGCCATTTGACGAGTACGTAGTAAAACCGGTCACGGGTGAGACGATCGGGAAAGTCGTCGAAACACAATTGTTGCTCGACTCTTACGAGATGCGGCTCAACGAATACTTCAGGATCAAGTCGAAGCTGAGCGCACTGGAACGGACGAAATCACAGTTCGAGCTGGAAGAAGACGACCGCTACGAGGAGCTGACGGTTCTTGCAACATCCATCAGGGATGACCTCGAAGAGATGCTCGCGGAGCACGACGAACTCGGGTTTGCCGACCGAGAATTTCTCGATGAGTAG
- a CDS encoding helix-turn-helix transcriptional regulator, with translation MSERPSHEIAGIVNGRWDCLDAIVRDPGAKGELVDRLDTPRSTLDDIVRELEQVGLVEYVDGEWRATTVGYYAHNSYEQFVGSLEGLQAVGDVLDPLCDVRSVGPAMLDGAVAHEATDPVPDAVIEEFLARIDEASRIRGFAPRAISGYADAVPERAAKSGTTLEMVTTPDIYKQLSTLYPPTERSDAERELVSLFAGPIPFEYGLWIGDNSHAGLIVYTDHGIKGLIINESDAAVEWATEQYEEVRENATPVADRDGLTADR, from the coding sequence ATGTCAGAGAGACCATCACACGAGATCGCCGGAATCGTCAACGGACGCTGGGACTGTCTCGACGCGATCGTCAGGGATCCCGGAGCGAAAGGGGAGCTAGTTGACCGTCTCGATACACCGCGTTCGACACTCGACGATATCGTTCGGGAACTCGAACAGGTGGGACTCGTCGAGTATGTCGACGGAGAGTGGCGAGCAACCACCGTTGGATACTATGCGCACAACAGCTACGAGCAGTTCGTGGGATCACTCGAGGGGTTACAGGCGGTAGGCGACGTTCTCGATCCACTTTGCGATGTTCGAAGCGTCGGCCCGGCAATGCTGGATGGTGCAGTCGCACACGAAGCGACTGACCCGGTACCTGATGCCGTAATCGAGGAGTTTCTCGCCCGTATCGATGAGGCCTCCCGGATCAGAGGATTCGCCCCACGGGCGATCTCGGGCTATGCCGACGCCGTTCCAGAACGGGCAGCAAAGAGCGGAACCACCCTCGAAATGGTGACGACTCCTGACATCTACAAGCAGCTATCCACGCTGTATCCCCCGACAGAACGGTCAGATGCCGAACGGGAACTGGTGTCGCTGTTCGCTGGACCGATCCCCTTCGAGTACGGTCTCTGGATCGGCGACAACTCTCATGCGGGGCTGATCGTCTACACCGACCACGGTATCAAGGGGCTGATCATTAACGAATCCGATGCCGCCGTCGAATGGGCGACCGAACAGTACGAAGAAGTTCGCGAGAACGCAACACCGGTGGCCGATCGAGACGGTCTTACCGCCGACAGGTAA
- a CDS encoding phosphomannomutase, protein MDLFGTAGIRGPVRDRVTPGLALSVGQALGSYIRDVETDVVPTVVLGWDGRETSESLVAAVESGVTSAGVDVLRVGELPTPALAFCSQGRYGVMITASHNPPTDNGIKLFEDGEEFDSGAEGEIERLVTETGEPAAWNEFGTSGLADELGTYRDRIAEYAVETLGVDNDEPLTGVSVVVDCGNGVASLATPQVLRALGAHVVTLNANVDGTFPGRESKPTPETLTDLRTFIRDGEFDMGIGHDGDGDRIVIVGPGGDVVHEDTILAVLARHYVADSESEDPVVVTTPNASARIDEVVREERGRTERVRLGALHEGIARERDAGTGETDVVFAAEPWKHIHTALGGWIDGVASAAVLTGLVASAGDVATLVEPITERPYRKISVPCPDAAKTPAMERIGRELPDQFPDGDVSTEYGVRIELPDASWVLVRPSGTEEYVRFYAESDDIDRIVETTRAVVADAIEASR, encoded by the coding sequence ATGGATCTGTTCGGGACTGCAGGAATACGCGGACCGGTACGGGATCGGGTCACACCCGGGCTGGCGCTGTCAGTCGGACAGGCGCTCGGCAGCTACATTCGCGACGTCGAGACCGACGTCGTACCGACAGTCGTACTCGGCTGGGACGGCCGCGAGACAAGCGAATCTCTCGTCGCGGCGGTCGAGTCGGGCGTCACCAGCGCTGGCGTCGACGTCCTGCGCGTGGGGGAACTACCGACTCCGGCGCTCGCATTCTGTTCGCAAGGACGATACGGCGTGATGATCACGGCGAGTCACAACCCGCCGACCGACAATGGCATCAAACTGTTCGAAGATGGTGAGGAGTTCGACAGTGGGGCCGAAGGAGAGATCGAACGACTCGTCACCGAGACCGGCGAACCGGCGGCCTGGAACGAGTTCGGAACGTCGGGACTGGCCGACGAACTCGGCACCTACCGCGACCGGATCGCCGAGTACGCCGTCGAAACACTGGGTGTGGACAACGACGAACCGCTCACTGGTGTCTCTGTCGTCGTCGACTGTGGGAACGGTGTAGCAAGCCTGGCTACGCCACAAGTACTGCGTGCGCTGGGGGCACACGTCGTCACGCTCAACGCGAACGTCGACGGGACCTTTCCGGGGCGTGAGAGCAAACCGACGCCGGAGACGCTCACGGATTTGCGCACGTTCATCAGGGACGGCGAGTTCGACATGGGTATCGGCCACGATGGGGACGGCGACCGGATCGTCATCGTCGGCCCGGGCGGCGATGTCGTCCACGAGGACACGATCCTCGCCGTTCTAGCACGTCACTATGTCGCCGATAGCGAGAGCGAGGATCCCGTGGTAGTCACGACACCCAACGCATCGGCCCGGATCGACGAGGTCGTCCGCGAGGAACGGGGGCGCACTGAGCGGGTTCGCCTCGGTGCGCTCCACGAGGGGATTGCCCGCGAGCGTGATGCCGGCACTGGGGAGACCGACGTGGTCTTCGCCGCAGAGCCGTGGAAGCACATTCATACTGCACTCGGCGGCTGGATCGATGGCGTGGCCAGCGCGGCCGTACTGACCGGACTCGTCGCCTCCGCGGGTGACGTGGCGACGCTCGTCGAACCCATCACCGAACGCCCCTACCGGAAGATCAGCGTTCCGTGTCCGGATGCCGCAAAAACGCCCGCGATGGAGCGTATCGGACGTGAACTCCCCGATCAGTTTCCGGACGGTGACGTTTCAACCGAATACGGCGTCCGGATCGAGCTCCCGGACGCCTCGTGGGTACTGGTCCGGCCCAGCGGGACCGAAGAGTACGTACGGTTCTATGCGGAAAGCGACGACATAGACCGTATCGTGGAGACGACGCGCGCGGTCGTCGCGGACGCAATCGAAGCCAGCCGGTAG
- the cdd gene encoding cytidine deaminase, whose amino-acid sequence MNELIELAREARESSYAPYSEYHVGAALETSDGTIFTGCNIENANYSNSVHAEELALSEAVREGYRTFDRIAVSSSELDGVTPCGMCRQSLAEFCPEDLEILCDDGDSVSTYTLGELIPNTIHRGMLE is encoded by the coding sequence ATGAACGAGTTGATCGAACTGGCTCGCGAGGCCCGCGAGTCGTCGTACGCGCCCTACTCCGAGTATCACGTCGGGGCGGCGCTCGAAACGAGCGACGGGACGATCTTTACCGGCTGTAACATAGAGAACGCGAACTACTCGAACAGCGTCCATGCCGAAGAATTGGCCCTGTCTGAGGCGGTACGTGAAGGCTATCGGACGTTCGACCGTATCGCAGTGAGTTCAAGCGAGCTAGACGGCGTCACTCCATGTGGAATGTGTCGACAGAGTCTCGCGGAGTTCTGTCCGGAAGATCTCGAGATACTGTGTGATGACGGCGATAGCGTCTCGACGTACACACTCGGCGAACTGATCCCGAACACGATCCACCGGGGGATGCTGGAGTAG
- a CDS encoding nucleoside phosphorylase yields the protein MSDDRGDSAGGDNDVPGDSEDPNDELQYHLEVGPNDVAEAVLLPGNPERVSKITALWEDSEEVGRHREYVTETGTYDGAPISVTSTGIGSPSAAIAVEELARTGVETFIRVGSCGALQPEMSVGDLIITTGAVRQEGTSDEYVREDYPAAADHEVVSALIAAAERLGHEYHTGVTMSADSFYAGQGRPGFDGFEAAGSDRLVEELREANVANIEMEASAILTLASVYGLRAGAVCTVYANRETGEFRTEGERKAAETASLAVKLLQRMDEIKAEQGVDRWHAGLSL from the coding sequence ATGTCTGATGACCGAGGAGATTCTGCGGGCGGCGACAATGACGTACCGGGCGATAGTGAAGACCCAAACGACGAACTCCAGTACCACCTCGAAGTCGGGCCCAACGATGTCGCCGAGGCTGTCCTGCTTCCCGGCAACCCCGAGCGCGTCTCAAAAATAACGGCTCTCTGGGAGGACAGCGAGGAGGTTGGTCGCCATCGCGAGTACGTGACCGAAACCGGCACGTACGACGGCGCGCCGATCAGCGTCACCTCCACTGGGATCGGCTCGCCGTCGGCCGCAATCGCCGTCGAAGAGCTGGCACGAACGGGAGTGGAGACGTTCATCCGAGTTGGCTCGTGTGGCGCACTCCAGCCCGAGATGTCGGTCGGCGACCTGATCATTACGACCGGCGCGGTCAGACAGGAGGGCACGAGCGATGAGTACGTTCGCGAGGACTACCCCGCGGCCGCGGATCACGAGGTCGTTTCGGCGCTGATCGCCGCTGCGGAGCGACTGGGTCACGAGTACCATACCGGCGTGACGATGAGCGCCGATAGTTTCTACGCCGGTCAGGGGCGTCCCGGCTTCGACGGCTTCGAGGCTGCGGGCAGTGATCGGCTGGTCGAAGAGTTGCGTGAGGCAAACGTCGCTAACATCGAGATGGAAGCCAGCGCGATCCTGACCCTGGCGAGCGTGTACGGGCTCAGGGCAGGCGCGGTCTGTACCGTCTATGCGAACCGGGAGACGGGCGAGTTTAGAACGGAGGGTGAACGCAAGGCAGCCGAAACGGCATCGCTCGCGGTCAAACTGTTACAGAGGATGGATGAGATCAAAGCCGAGCAGGGCGTCGATCGGTGGCACGCAGGCCTGTCGCTGTAG
- a CDS encoding NAD(P)/FAD-dependent oxidoreductase: protein MTDTVVVLGAGYAGAGAIQQLEKELSGTADLVWISNTDYHLVLHESHRCIRDPAVQESIKIPIEEIKSPGTTFIEDEVVGMDVDKRVIELAESDPVEYDYTLVALGSQTAYYGIPGIEEHSLTLKSLDEALTIHERVKEAAESATRSDPAHVVVGGAGLSGIQTAGEVAEFRDIHNAPIEISLVEALEEIFPSGSGGIQQALREELEDAGVQILTNDPVTEADESTIHFDERNPVEYDVFVWTGGITGRDALESADVEKEHNRVNAESTFETSDERVFAIGDSAIIDQGQMPAPPTAQAAWQAAEVAGKNIARAIENRPLETWTHKDKGTVISIGEDAVASDVMFMPIETFGSVPAQTLKKFIAARWIADLTSWSRAKDAWSDL from the coding sequence ATGACGGACACGGTCGTTGTACTCGGTGCTGGCTACGCGGGTGCTGGCGCGATACAACAACTCGAAAAAGAACTGAGTGGCACTGCGGATCTCGTCTGGATCTCGAACACCGACTATCATCTAGTTCTACACGAATCCCACCGCTGTATTCGTGATCCGGCAGTACAGGAGAGCATCAAGATCCCAATCGAGGAGATCAAATCGCCGGGTACGACGTTCATCGAGGATGAGGTCGTCGGTATGGACGTCGATAAGCGCGTGATCGAACTGGCAGAGAGCGACCCAGTCGAGTACGATTACACACTCGTTGCGCTCGGCAGCCAGACGGCGTACTACGGGATTCCAGGTATCGAGGAGCATTCCCTCACTCTGAAAAGTCTCGATGAAGCCCTGACGATCCACGAGCGAGTGAAGGAAGCAGCAGAGAGCGCGACGCGAAGCGATCCCGCACACGTCGTCGTCGGCGGTGCTGGTCTCTCGGGGATCCAGACTGCAGGCGAAGTCGCAGAGTTTCGCGACATCCACAACGCACCGATCGAGATCTCGCTCGTCGAGGCGCTCGAAGAGATATTCCCGTCGGGATCGGGTGGGATCCAACAGGCCCTCCGCGAGGAACTCGAAGACGCTGGTGTCCAGATCCTGACTAACGATCCGGTCACGGAAGCCGACGAGTCAACGATCCACTTCGACGAGCGTAATCCCGTCGAGTACGACGTGTTCGTCTGGACTGGCGGTATCACTGGGCGTGACGCACTCGAAAGCGCCGACGTCGAAAAGGAGCACAACCGTGTCAACGCCGAGTCGACGTTCGAGACGAGCGACGAGCGGGTCTTCGCTATCGGGGACAGTGCGATCATCGACCAGGGCCAGATGCCCGCACCGCCGACCGCACAGGCGGCCTGGCAGGCTGCGGAAGTCGCCGGGAAGAACATCGCCCGTGCGATCGAGAACCGACCGCTAGAGACCTGGACCCACAAGGACAAAGGAACAGTTATCTCGATCGGTGAGGACGCCGTCGCAAGTGACGTGATGTTCATGCCGATCGAGACGTTCGGCTCCGTCCCGGCCCAGACACTCAAGAAGTTCATCGCGGCGCGCTGGATCGCGGATCTGACCTCCTGGTCGCGCGCGAAAGACGCCTGGAGCGATCTCTAG
- a CDS encoding Rrf2 family transcriptional regulator, protein MSSIELTPSQKTILTALINLHGEAEDAVKGEDIAEEVDRNPGTIRNQMQSLKALQLVEGVPGPKGGYKPTATAFEALDIQRMDEPASVPLSHEGEPVKDANISEINLSSVHHPELCRAEIHLQGSSRDIHEGDDVTVGPTPLSKLLIEGTVDGKDDTNNILILQLNEMVAPAGEPEH, encoded by the coding sequence ATGTCATCAATTGAACTGACTCCCAGCCAGAAAACGATCCTCACGGCGCTGATCAATCTCCACGGGGAGGCCGAAGACGCAGTCAAGGGCGAAGACATCGCAGAGGAAGTAGACCGGAACCCGGGGACGATCCGCAACCAGATGCAGAGCCTGAAAGCGCTCCAGCTGGTCGAGGGAGTACCCGGACCGAAAGGCGGTTACAAACCGACTGCCACCGCCTTCGAGGCCCTCGATATCCAGCGAATGGATGAACCGGCATCGGTGCCGCTCTCTCACGAGGGCGAACCGGTCAAGGACGCCAACATCAGCGAGATTAACCTCAGTAGCGTCCACCACCCCGAACTCTGTCGAGCAGAGATCCATCTGCAGGGATCCTCGCGCGATATTCACGAAGGCGACGACGTCACCGTCGGCCCGACGCCGCTCTCGAAGCTACTGATCGAGGGGACAGTCGACGGCAAGGACGACACCAACAACATACTGATCCTTCAGCTAAACGAGATGGTTGCACCGGCCGGAGAGCCCGAACACTAG
- a CDS encoding metal-dependent transcriptional regulator: MMLSDVMEDYLKVIYHLQQDREGRIKTSEIAEYLDVTSPTVTSMIDKLEERGLVDREKYKGVVLSEDGERVALEVVRHHRLLEAYLTERLDYDWSEVHEEADRLEHHISEKFEERVVEALGDPEVDPHGDPIPNAELDPPVEGEGARLTEFGEGDRVVVDRISDQDPAVLQYLSDHSIDPGVELEVNEVAPFGMVTVQVANETVSLPERIAAHVEVDERSTTRATN; encoded by the coding sequence ATGATGCTCAGCGACGTCATGGAAGATTATCTAAAGGTGATCTATCACCTGCAGCAAGACCGTGAGGGGCGAATCAAGACCTCGGAGATCGCTGAGTATCTCGATGTCACGTCACCGACAGTCACCAGCATGATCGACAAACTCGAAGAGCGAGGACTGGTCGATCGTGAGAAGTACAAAGGAGTCGTGCTGAGCGAGGATGGTGAGCGTGTCGCACTCGAAGTAGTCCGTCATCATCGACTCCTCGAAGCGTATCTCACCGAACGACTGGATTACGACTGGAGCGAAGTCCACGAGGAGGCGGATCGACTCGAACACCACATCAGCGAGAAGTTCGAGGAACGCGTCGTCGAAGCGCTCGGCGATCCAGAGGTCGATCCCCACGGCGATCCGATCCCCAACGCGGAACTCGATCCCCCCGTGGAGGGCGAGGGAGCTCGGCTCACGGAATTCGGTGAAGGAGACCGCGTCGTAGTCGACCGCATTAGCGATCAGGATCCGGCCGTGTTGCAGTACCTGTCAGATCATAGTATCGACCCCGGCGTCGAGCTAGAGGTCAACGAAGTTGCGCCGTTTGGAATGGTAACCGTACAGGTCGCCAACGAGACCGTATCACTGCCTGAGCGTATCGCAGCACACGTCGAGGTAGATGAGCGGTCTACTACCCGAGCGACGAACTGA